The following proteins are co-located in the Noviherbaspirillum sp. UKPF54 genome:
- a CDS encoding PhaM family polyhydroxyalkanoate granule multifunctional regulatory protein has translation MIKPNMPNIPGIGAMTDTLEFVKNLWGGMGLPGMNMAGMSVPGMNVPGMVMPTLSVEEINKKITDLKAVESWLTLNMNMLRGTIQALEVQAATISTLQSMGESFSATMGAGMMDKAPAGGPSPSANGTNGSSGAAGGNGAGGSHAKSGGAPEPTSKDESDAATLTAPLVNAAAWWNMLQDQFKQAVNSAMATEEPATAAPEEKKQRPKAKTASATTSGTTRKRKTAK, from the coding sequence ATGATCAAACCGAACATGCCTAATATCCCGGGCATCGGGGCCATGACGGACACGCTCGAATTCGTCAAGAATCTGTGGGGCGGCATGGGACTGCCGGGAATGAACATGGCCGGCATGAGCGTGCCAGGCATGAATGTGCCCGGCATGGTGATGCCGACCCTGTCGGTCGAGGAAATCAACAAGAAGATCACCGACCTGAAGGCGGTCGAATCCTGGCTGACCCTGAACATGAATATGTTGCGCGGGACGATACAGGCGCTGGAAGTGCAGGCGGCCACGATTTCCACTTTGCAATCAATGGGCGAATCCTTCAGCGCGACCATGGGCGCCGGCATGATGGACAAGGCGCCTGCCGGCGGGCCCTCTCCTTCGGCGAACGGCACGAACGGATCGAGCGGCGCTGCTGGCGGTAACGGTGCCGGCGGCTCCCATGCGAAGTCAGGCGGTGCGCCCGAACCGACCAGCAAGGATGAATCGGATGCCGCCACGCTGACGGCGCCGCTGGTCAATGCCGCGGCATGGTGGAACATGCTGCAGGATCAGTTCAAGCAGGCGGTCAACAGCGCGATGGCCACCGAAGAACCGGCAACGGCCGCGCCCGAGGAAAAGAAGCAAAGGCCGAAGGCGAAAACCGCCTCTGCCACGACCTCCGGCACCACCCGCAAGCGCAAGACAGCCAAGTAA